From Triticum aestivum cultivar Chinese Spring chromosome 4A, IWGSC CS RefSeq v2.1, whole genome shotgun sequence, a single genomic window includes:
- the LOC123082844 gene encoding pectinesterase inhibitor 12-like: MAMHPQAAQLLALILLLSTGDGILAVGTPSTIITRTCAAVGRSGGQLGYEYDSCVGALSADPAAASAKDTRELAVVATSLTMANVTSTVLVVEDLVKNLGGCLRYYREMNRTLEGALGDLRAGRVEAASDKLLEANQDPDRCDLLLFEGSANKNPLGKENIYADWLSQLAYAIATLPAPDPRHRRQV; this comes from the coding sequence ATGGCGATGCATCCTCAGGCTGCTCAACTCCTCGCCCTCATCCTCCTCCTGTCTACCGGAGACGGCATCCTCGCCGTCGGCACTCCGTCCACGATCATCACAAGGACATGCGCCGCTGTCGGCCGATCCGGTGGGCAACTGGGTTACGAGTACGACTCCTGCGTGGGCGCACTCTCGGCCGACCCGGCGGCCGCGTCCGCCAAGGACACACGTgagctcgccgtcgtggccaccagCCTCACCATGGCCAACGTCACGTCGACGGTGCTCGTCGTCGAGGACCTCGTCAAGAACCTCGGCGGCTGCCTCCGCTACTACAGGGAGATGAACAGGACCCTGGAGGGCGCGCTGGGTGACCTCCGTGCCGGGCGCGTCGAAGCGGCGTCCGACAAACTGTTGGAGGCCAACCAAGATCCCGACAGGTGCGACCTGCTCTTGTTCGAGGGGAGCGCGAACAAGAACCCATTGGGCAAGGAGAACATCTACGCCGACTGGCTCTCCCAACTGGCATATGCGATTGCTACCTTGCCGGCGCCGGATCCTCGGCACCGACGTCAAGTTTAA